In Phaeobacter inhibens DSM 16374, the following proteins share a genomic window:
- a CDS encoding phosphatase PAP2 family protein: MMAEHGSSQGASNGLGLGLGLGLGNGLGLGNGLGLGNGLGLGNGLGAGQGLGLGLGLGSGLGLGLGSGLGLGNGLGLGSGLGLGLEDNGYLLGNGADAGIGTLRSYYATPKELGLLPWTLDFSPDNNGGDPFPLSMIISPYQLPTDTAAYPVALEWTTEDWDPALRFWSLPFDPNLGEWLRAADRSEPGTMAALEFASQFNNWHPAHVGNRWLEDKDLLWQYVRTGTAAQSRTAAEAAFDIIVAELEVLKMYMEDDRQQYMVECDIQADGLPAYLIHFLGANSFDHPFTLKLIDLGLAVGNVAYMSYKAYFKRVRPSILRPGLTVPFGPPAHPAFPSGHAFLAHFLSLLLLEIPGVAQRFGVVKGYKSDGSGTDIQIPAGTLLRKPTYSDLLGSDVIASPLLTMANRIAVNRERIGVHYPSDSTAGRHIAAGIWYCLMDSAPVNPAADGTPWAHIAVPTLHRILEKAKTEWPTPWVSADIT, translated from the coding sequence ATGATGGCGGAACATGGCAGTTCACAAGGTGCGTCGAACGGTCTGGGTCTCGGGTTGGGGCTGGGCCTCGGCAATGGTCTGGGTCTTGGAAACGGTTTGGGATTGGGCAATGGACTCGGTCTTGGCAACGGGTTGGGCGCGGGTCAGGGCCTGGGGCTTGGCCTGGGTTTGGGATCCGGCCTTGGTCTTGGACTAGGATCCGGTCTCGGACTCGGGAACGGTTTGGGGCTCGGCTCAGGGCTGGGCCTCGGGCTTGAGGACAACGGCTATCTGCTCGGCAATGGGGCTGACGCTGGGATCGGCACATTGCGCAGCTACTACGCGACACCCAAGGAGCTGGGGCTGCTGCCCTGGACGCTGGACTTCAGCCCAGACAACAACGGCGGTGACCCGTTCCCTCTGTCGATGATCATCAGCCCTTATCAGCTGCCGACAGACACTGCCGCTTATCCCGTGGCGCTGGAATGGACGACCGAAGACTGGGACCCTGCCCTGCGGTTTTGGAGCTTGCCGTTTGACCCCAATCTCGGGGAATGGCTGCGGGCCGCAGACAGATCCGAACCCGGCACCATGGCGGCGCTGGAATTTGCATCACAGTTTAACAACTGGCATCCGGCCCATGTCGGCAATCGCTGGCTGGAAGACAAGGATCTGCTTTGGCAATACGTCAGAACCGGCACCGCTGCACAATCGCGCACTGCGGCTGAGGCCGCCTTTGACATCATTGTCGCCGAGCTGGAAGTGCTCAAGATGTATATGGAGGATGATCGTCAGCAATATATGGTTGAATGCGATATTCAGGCCGATGGCCTGCCGGCCTATCTGATCCATTTTCTGGGGGCCAACAGCTTTGACCATCCTTTCACGCTCAAGCTTATTGATCTTGGACTGGCGGTCGGTAATGTCGCCTATATGAGCTACAAGGCCTATTTCAAACGGGTGCGCCCGTCGATACTGCGGCCCGGGCTGACGGTGCCCTTTGGTCCACCAGCCCATCCCGCCTTTCCCAGCGGGCATGCGTTTCTCGCACATTTCCTGTCCCTGCTGTTGTTGGAAATCCCCGGTGTGGCGCAGCGTTTTGGTGTGGTGAAAGGGTATAAGTCCGATGGCTCAGGCACGGATATTCAAATCCCGGCCGGCACCTTGTTGCGCAAGCCAACTTATAGCGATCTGCTTGGCAGCGATGTGATCGCCTCGCCTTTGCTGACCATGGCGAACCGGATTGCGGTGAACCGCGAACGGATCGGGGTTCACTACCCCTCCGACTCGACCGCAGGACGGCATATCGCGGCAGGGATCTGGTATTGCCTGATGGACAGTGCCCCTGTGAACCCGGCGGCCGACGGCACCCCATGGGCGCATATCGCGGTGCCCACGCTGCACCGTATTCTGGAGAAGGCGAAGACCGAATGGCCGACACCCTGGGTCTCCGCTGATATCACATGA
- a CDS encoding adenylate/guanylate cyclase domain-containing protein — translation MQGPISTILPKISTRLTAFAFADVADYTRHIEISTTDTVRRWCHLRDTVLLDELKRYDGVRRSDAGDALLVEFSSATDAVQWAMAVQDRLGQQNDDANPMKIRIGVNIDDVIDDQGTVQSDGVVIASRIHQLADPGTVVVTKMVRDIVRGKLSLRFHDLGSPLLKNIDRPVQVYQVCDGSGDTVPLHPHADWKNRPTLAVLPFQDRGAQAEEQYFGDGITEEIISGVSRSRTMFVMARTSTLKFRGSNENPAEIGRGLGVSYLLTGSVDRHGDQLRIFVELMDVLRNRAIWAQTYRGDLQELFAFQDEIASGVLAMLEPKVLSTEAEHISARSTDSLDAYKCVLRALARLYQLDDHSYEEAIALLKRAVSLDPKYPQAHAYLAWCMNFFLAEGHSHNPRDDILTMINHSRRAVELDPDDALTLSVRAHVLSLHENSPEDALELFEDALAHNMNLPLAWGLSATTYAYLGDGAEARDRLLNVWRLAPYDPLSFFFLTAAGLAEFVDDNLPEAIRFLKNARRNKPRFMASLRLLAASFALSGQAENAHKVAQEILALDPGFSVSKFATWYPLKSKEALDRLIDGLIRAGLPE, via the coding sequence ATGCAGGGGCCCATCTCGACAATCCTACCCAAGATCTCTACGCGGCTCACGGCGTTTGCCTTTGCTGACGTGGCCGATTACACGCGGCATATCGAAATCAGCACAACGGATACGGTGCGCCGTTGGTGTCACCTGCGCGATACAGTGCTGCTGGATGAGTTGAAGCGTTACGACGGCGTGCGGCGGTCCGATGCCGGAGATGCGCTGCTGGTGGAATTCTCCAGCGCCACAGATGCGGTGCAATGGGCCATGGCGGTTCAGGACCGGCTGGGCCAGCAGAATGACGATGCCAACCCGATGAAGATCCGCATTGGCGTCAATATTGACGACGTGATCGATGATCAGGGCACTGTGCAATCTGATGGCGTTGTCATCGCCTCACGCATTCATCAACTGGCCGATCCCGGCACCGTGGTGGTCACCAAGATGGTCCGCGATATCGTTCGCGGAAAACTGTCGCTGCGGTTTCACGACCTTGGATCGCCGCTGCTGAAGAACATTGATCGCCCGGTTCAGGTCTATCAGGTCTGCGACGGCAGCGGTGACACCGTTCCCCTGCACCCCCATGCCGATTGGAAAAACCGCCCGACGCTGGCGGTTCTGCCGTTTCAGGATCGCGGCGCGCAGGCTGAGGAGCAATATTTCGGCGACGGCATCACCGAGGAGATCATCTCAGGTGTGTCCCGCAGCCGCACGATGTTTGTCATGGCGCGCACCTCGACACTTAAATTCCGGGGCAGCAACGAAAACCCGGCCGAGATCGGTCGCGGCCTCGGGGTTTCCTATCTGCTGACTGGTTCGGTCGACCGACACGGGGATCAGCTGCGTATTTTTGTTGAGTTGATGGATGTGCTGCGCAACCGCGCCATCTGGGCTCAGACCTATCGCGGGGATCTGCAGGAGCTGTTTGCCTTTCAGGATGAAATCGCCTCCGGTGTGCTGGCGATGCTGGAACCTAAGGTGCTGTCAACCGAGGCTGAACATATCAGCGCCCGCAGCACTGACAGTCTGGATGCTTACAAATGTGTGCTGCGCGCCCTCGCCCGGCTCTATCAGCTGGACGACCACAGCTATGAAGAGGCAATTGCCCTGTTGAAGCGCGCCGTCTCACTTGACCCAAAATATCCCCAGGCCCATGCTTATCTCGCCTGGTGTATGAATTTCTTTTTGGCGGAGGGCCATTCTCACAACCCGCGTGACGACATATTGACCATGATCAACCATTCCCGGCGCGCGGTGGAACTGGACCCGGATGACGCGCTGACGCTGTCTGTGCGCGCGCATGTGCTCAGCCTGCATGAAAACAGCCCGGAAGACGCGCTGGAACTCTTTGAGGATGCGCTGGCGCATAATATGAACCTGCCGCTGGCCTGGGGGCTGAGTGCGACGACATATGCCTACCTCGGCGACGGTGCAGAGGCCCGCGACAGGCTTCTCAATGTCTGGCGGCTGGCGCCTTACGATCCTCTGAGTTTCTTTTTTCTGACCGCTGCCGGCCTCGCTGAATTTGTCGATGACAACCTGCCGGAGGCGATCCGTTTTCTGAAAAACGCCCGCCGCAACAAGCCCCGTTTCATGGCCAGCCTGCGGTTGCTTGCGGCGTCTTTTGCCCTCAGCGGTCAGGCTGAAAATGCGCACAAAGTAGCGCAGGAAATACTCGCTCTCGATCCCGGATTCTCGGTCTCGAAATTTGCGACCTGGTATCCGCTGAAATCAAAGGAGGCCCTGGATCGTCTGATCGACGGTTTGATACGCGCGGGACTGCCCGAGTAG
- a CDS encoding Lrp/AsnC family transcriptional regulator: MPEIAKLDATDRRIIRALQRNGRMTNLDLAAEVNLSPSPCLRRLRILENTNVIQGYSIDVDAKVYGLPVTVFVRVSLENHTESVVANFERQIRDTPEVLDCFVMTGLADYLLRVVVADLEDYERFVRARLHPIGGISSIDTSFVYGVVKKTAVYPEVESSKS, encoded by the coding sequence ATGCCAGAGATAGCCAAACTGGATGCCACCGATCGCCGAATAATCCGGGCGCTGCAGCGCAATGGGCGGATGACGAATCTCGACCTCGCGGCTGAGGTCAATCTCTCGCCCTCACCCTGCCTGCGCAGATTGCGTATTCTGGAAAACACCAATGTCATTCAGGGCTACAGTATCGATGTCGATGCCAAGGTCTACGGGCTGCCGGTCACGGTCTTTGTCCGGGTCAGCCTTGAGAACCACACGGAAAGCGTGGTGGCCAATTTCGAACGCCAGATCCGCGACACACCGGAGGTGCTGGATTGTTTTGTGATGACCGGCCTGGCCGACTACCTGCTGCGCGTGGTGGTGGCGGATTTGGAGGATTACGAACGCTTCGTGCGCGCGCGTCTGCATCCCATTGGCGGTATCAGTTCCATCGACACCAGCTTTGTCTACGGCGTCGTGAAAAAGACTGCAGTCTACCCGGAGGTTGAGAGCTCCAAAAGCTGA
- a CDS encoding methionine gamma-lyase, producing MTKTGSSFSTRAIHHGYDTQSQQGSLNPPLYLTSTFTFDSAEAGGEMFTGEREGHFYSRISNPTLDHLEQRIANLEGGEAGLATASGMGAITSTLWSFLAAGDEIILDKTLYGCTFSFMTHGLPRFGVKVRLVDMTDPTNLAEAISPKTKLVYFETPANPNNRLIDIAAISEIAHKAGAKVVVDNTFATPVLTRPIELGADIVVHSATKFISGHGDVIAGLVVGSKEDITQIRLVGLKDMTGAVMSPFSAMLLMRGLKTLELRMERHCKSALKVAEALQAHPAVERVYYPGLDDFAQRDLAGRQMSGFGGMIPFEVVGGKAGGIAMMNRLEMIQRAVSLGDAETLIQHPASMTHSTYTPEERAEHGIAEGLVRMSVGLEGVDDIIDDLMQALSSHNAYAAA from the coding sequence ATGACAAAAACCGGCTCCAGCTTCTCCACACGCGCAATCCACCATGGCTATGACACGCAGTCGCAGCAGGGATCGCTGAACCCGCCGCTCTATCTGACGTCGACGTTCACCTTCGATTCCGCCGAGGCCGGTGGCGAGATGTTCACGGGTGAGCGCGAGGGGCATTTCTACAGCCGGATCTCCAACCCGACGCTGGACCATCTGGAGCAGCGCATTGCCAATCTGGAAGGGGGCGAAGCAGGGCTCGCCACGGCGTCCGGCATGGGTGCGATCACTTCGACGCTGTGGTCGTTCCTTGCGGCGGGTGACGAGATCATCCTCGACAAGACACTCTATGGCTGCACCTTCTCCTTCATGACCCATGGTCTGCCGCGTTTTGGTGTGAAGGTGCGCCTGGTGGATATGACAGATCCGACCAATCTGGCAGAGGCGATCAGCCCCAAGACCAAGCTGGTCTATTTCGAGACGCCGGCGAATCCCAATAATCGCTTGATCGACATTGCTGCGATTTCCGAGATTGCGCACAAAGCCGGTGCCAAAGTGGTGGTCGACAACACCTTTGCCACGCCGGTCCTCACGCGACCGATCGAACTGGGCGCAGATATCGTGGTGCATTCGGCAACCAAATTCATCAGTGGTCATGGCGATGTCATCGCGGGGCTGGTGGTGGGCTCCAAGGAGGATATCACCCAGATCCGTCTGGTGGGGCTGAAGGATATGACTGGTGCGGTCATGTCACCCTTCAGCGCAATGCTACTGATGCGCGGCCTGAAGACGCTGGAACTGCGCATGGAGCGCCATTGCAAATCCGCACTGAAAGTCGCTGAGGCACTGCAAGCGCATCCTGCGGTGGAGCGGGTCTATTATCCAGGCCTTGATGATTTTGCCCAGAGAGATCTGGCCGGGCGGCAGATGTCGGGCTTTGGTGGCATGATCCCGTTTGAAGTGGTCGGCGGCAAGGCAGGCGGTATCGCCATGATGAACCGGCTTGAGATGATCCAGCGCGCGGTCTCGCTAGGTGATGCGGAGACCCTGATCCAACACCCGGCCAGCATGACCCATTCGACCTACACCCCTGAGGAACGCGCCGAACATGGCATCGCTGAGGGTCTGGTGCGGATGTCGGTAGGGCTTGAAGGTGTCGACGATATCATCGACGATCTGATGCAGGCGCTGTCCTCGCATAACGCCTACGCCGCTGCCTGA